Proteins encoded in a region of the Zea mays cultivar B73 chromosome 4, Zm-B73-REFERENCE-NAM-5.0, whole genome shotgun sequence genome:
- the LOC118477078 gene encoding uncharacterized protein, with amino-acid sequence MGICSLLSISQKIASSLFFFSSRFQSRLGSILSILGVLVFILLVNAILAKLPPSWRDFVTSRRHMKKQMTLTELSAAINVEEHARSSNKPSQQLQAHVVEKGGDRKFQKKKKNSPQKNLNQPKSKKMKKKKEDFICHVCGVSGSAPVLMGNGVPAAVRGTGQVYLKLTLGKTLVLKDVLYGLKLVFESNKVVLSKFGTFVGKSYDSGGLFRISVLNNHSSYHVNVVCNNDSINDIWQAKRWKHPHLQLDCDSEGSALVYQVTGVLPYLTSRGGKLKEKGRMRHAKRRAAEG; translated from the exons ATGGGGATTTGCTCCCTGCTCAGCATCTCGCAGAAAATCGCCAGCTCTCTGTTCTTCTTCTCCTCTCGGTTCCAGTCACGGCTTGGATCGATTCTGTCGATTCTTGGTGTTCTGGTGTTCATCTTGCtg gtgaatgcaatactggcaaagctcccgccttcttggcgagactttgtgacttcacgccgccacatgaagaagcaaatgactctcactgagttgtcagctgcgataaatgtggaagagcatgcaaggtccagtaacaagccatcccagcaactccaggctcacgttgttgagaagggtggagacagaaaattccagaagaagaagaagaactctccacagaagaatctgaaccaacctaagtccaaaaagatgaagaagaaaaaggaggactttatctgccacgtttgtggtgtctccgg CAGCGCACCGgtcttgatgggaaatggtgttccggcagcagttcgaggtactggacaggtctacctgaagttaactttaggaaagacgctcgtgctgaaggacgtactctat ggtctcaaattagtgtttgagtctaataaagtggtcctgtctaagtttggtacttttgttggaaagtcatatgaCTCAGGTGGTTTGTTCCGTATTTCTGTTTTGAAtaatcattcttcttaccatgttaatgtggtctgtaataacgattccattaatgatatatggca AGCTAAGAGATGGAAACACCCACACTTGCagctggactgtgattctgaagGTTCTGCTCTCGTGTACCAAGTGACAGGGGTTCTCCCCTACTTAACCTCTCgcggagggaagctgaaggagaagggtcgcatGCGGCACGCCAAGAGACGGGCAGCTGAAGGGTAA